TATGTGGAAAAAGTTTGCAAAATAGTTATACCACGTCTGCTAAACTCTGTTACAGTATCCATTCTTTTAAATGATAATCCTAATTGTCGTATTCTATTATAACCCAAATTATCAAAAATTTAACCCAAATTGTACTATAATAGTAGTATACTGTTATAGGATACTATTATAACCCAAATTATAACCCAGGTGTCAATAGATAGTGATAGTACTGATATCTTAGGTTGATGAAAGTGTTTTTTAGCATAATGGTATTACTTATTAGCACGTTGACCGGATATCAGCAGGTTGCCGTTGAAAACGAATAGTAAATTCTAAGCCAGGGACCACCTTGGCACGTTCTTCCACTATGCTGCCGATTCATTGGCCGCCGAGATAGTGTCGAATTAACAACATATATTATGATTATGAGAAACAGAAACATTTTAATGCATGCCGACTACTTACATCGTCAAGTGTGTAGGCCCGAGTATAATTGTTATTCTCTAATTGCATATTCGAGTTGCTAAGCGGAAATATATGGGAGGTACTAATTTGGGGATATAGATTGTGGCTGACATACCAAATCTGTTACGAATGCCTTTATATATCTTGTTTTTGTTTCTCACGTGAAAAGTCTTGCAGGTATTGCCCTGAAGGGCATCTAAAACATGCCATGGCTACAGTCGTCATTTTAAGAACCGGGTTCGCCACTGGGTTGATGGCGCCCTTAATGATCTGAACAAGTTCCCAGATATAATTAAGCATATGATCAGAGATTCCATTTTGATCGCATCCCTGCAGTACTTGAGCTGTGTTCCCAGGCTGGTGCCGacatctttgatcaaattttactCTCTATTGGTAAAGATGGTTTTGCTTCTGATGCGTCTATTTCGCCCCTACAGCTTACTTGTTTGACAGTTCGAACTTTAAAAGGCATGGGAGGATATGAGAGAAAGGGTGCAAAAGCTGTTGTTGTTTATGCTGCTTAAGTTTGCAAGTTTTATGACGAATTTCATGTTGGATCATCTGGGCACATGGCTGCGCTTTGTGGGGTGTTCAGATATGAAACTTGGAGAGGAACCCATTTTGGAAGACAGCAGGGGTCGACGTTTTGCTTCTTCAGAAGATCATATGGCGGAGGCAAAATCAAGATCCAACCGTGTTATAAGATAAGGGGTGTTGAGCTATGCATTCACGCTGGAGCACATGCCCTGAGCAAGTATTATGTGTATAGCGAGAGCAAATGGTTCGTCTCCAGCTCTTCATTTATTCTGAGATTGGCTCTCTGATAGCACCAAAAATTCTGTCCTCCAAACAGAATCACAGATTACTTGATTAGGAACTTCTTGAAGTCAGAGGTTTCTTATGTCTATGGTCTTCAACTTCTTGGAGCTGACTTATTCAGGTGTGGATTAGAGACTGCTGACTGAGTTTATCTCAGGAGGGTTCGGTGCCAGGAGGGTTCCCTGGTATGTGTTACTATCTTAACTGTCATATCAATCACAAGCCATTAAATCATTCTTCCACTTCACTTGCTAGTTTTTGGAATAAAGTTGGTTTTCTGACTAGAAGTTCCACCAAGTTTTGGTTTCAAACTTTCATTTATTTTCTGAGATTAAACTTcgtaatttttatgaaatctatctAGTTCATGGGCCAGGAAACACTTCAACTATAGCAATAGCCATAATACACTGATATATTGTAAATGTCTTCCATTTCTTATGACGGTAGTAGAGTTTCATGCTAGCAATAGCCATGCTCATACCACAGAACCATGAACTTCAATTGAGCAACAGTAATTTTGTCGCTTATAGCACAAGAAGCATAAATTATGGTCTAAATTTTGATTTTCTGTCCTGGTTTATGTACAGGTGCAACACTGAGGCTTGCAGATTTTCCACTTGTAAGTTCAAAAAATTTGACATTGCAGTCGTTTCTCAACTCTAATCCTGTAATCCATTCAGCCAGAAACTGTCTACCAACCTTCATACCTATTAACTTCTTCACTTGAAGATATGTGTGAGTAGACATTACTTCCAGTAAATAGTTATGAAACTCGTCTGTTTCGTTAGTGATTCTAACCTTCACAGCAGAACTCTTCTTGTTGATTGCAACTTCAGAATCCCAGATCCTTCAATTTATATAAATAACTTGATTGGCGTGAATTGAAATGAAAGGGTATTCACATATGACAAGAGTGTCATCCAAAAAGGGATTATGGTTCGACTAATTTTCTGATGATGCAGTAGTCAATACTCGGATTTGATTATTCTGTTAGATATTGCTGAAAAGTATTCTTAACCTTATCAGTCATTTGGTTTTTTCACAAGCATTTGCAAGATGTATGGCATCAATATTTGTTGCTGCTCCAATAGAATCATTAATAGAGAAATAGAAAGAATTAAGTGAATATTCATCTCCACTACTAGTAAAATTTGTACTCATTTTGGTAGTATCTACACCGTTAAATTTCAACGGTTGAAGTAGAATCTAACCAAACTAAATACCCACTGAATTTTTAATGGCTTCAATAGATTGTATtggaaaattaggaaaaatatcaGTCGTTTTGTACGAGGTACAGATAAGACAATACAAGGATGACCAACCATAACAGTGGCTAACAGTGCTCTGTATACTGCAAAAAGAGTACAGCCACTCTTACATTtgtctctgttttaacttttaaCCACTTACAAAGCTCCACTTAGGTGATGTAAACAAGTAGTTGTGGTTAAAGGCACTGACATTGTTACCACTAAGAAGTCAAGTGGCACTGACATTGTTACCACTCTTGGTAGTttcactttttcttcttcttcttcttcattttcttgtgAAATTTGACTGGAGACATAAACAAGAAAATGGGTTCTCTGCAAAATTACAGTAGACCCTCTTTTTTCAAGGTGATGATGGGAGATTTCAGAAAAAAGCTTGTAAGTTGCTCACATTTCTTCTGTTCTAACATGTTCATTCTCCCACTGATTTTTGAAAATGGGTTTGATTTGTTTTTGGGTTGTTGTTAACTATATCATAACCCACTGTGGTTTAacccaaaaagaagaagaacaagtgaAACCTTGTTCTGATCTCTCAGTATTGATTGAGGGAAAATTGGTGAGGCTTAGAGGAAGAAGAATAATGCTATCATTACTTTCTTGATTAACTAgtagttgcattaattgctgattAAATACCTGAATTTGTGTATGTTTATGACTCAATTATGCAGAAACTGCCAGTAAATTTCATCAAGAACTTTAAGGGGATGGTACCCTACGATTCGATCCTTCAAAGTCCATCAGGATGTTGGAATGTGGAgattagagaagaagaagatggtggtttATCTTTCTGGGAAGGGTGGCCTGATTTTGTCCAAGCACATTGTTTAGGCCAGGGGGATTTTGTGACTATGAAGTATATTGGTAACTCGCAGTTTGCTGTTATGCTGTATGGTAAAAATGGATGTGAAAAGGTATTGCCGTCTTCTACAGGTAACAACGGTGTAAAATCGATTCCCTCAAGGAAGAGGAAAGAATATGGAGAAACAAGTAAGAGGCAATTCACTAATTCTGGTTCCGGGTTTGATCAGCATAAGTATCATGCAGGCGATACTGGAGGAGATTCGCTTAGTTCTGGCAAAAAGAAATGTAAGTTATTCTTGCGATATTTATGCATATCGTCTCTTTATGAATGTTTATAGGCTCATGCAATTAGCATAATCCTAGCTAACAGAGTTTCCTATGTGTATTTGTAGGTGCATTGTTTAAATGCGGTGCACTGAAGAGAAAATCAACCCTCATAGAGGGAAGGATAAGGGTTGATCAAGAAGAGTGTTCGGGCAAAGGAAAGCCGTGTTTTCGCTTCTTTTGGACAGAGAATAAGAAATATCGAATGGTGAGATTTCTTACATCATTTTTCTCATGTCGCAACTATCTGAATGTACCATGTTGTTCATCATGGTGTTAATGTAATTTCTTATAGATAGCGATCTATGAATTCTACTGCAATTGAGTTTAATTATATATTGATGGTTTATGTCTCTTGCAGGAGATTCCCCAAAAGGTATTAAGAAAAATAGGAAGGACATTATCTGATATCGTCGCTCTGAAAAGCGCCAATGGTAAACTTTGGAATGTGGAATTGAAGAGATCTGGAGGCAAGGTTTGGTTTTACAAAGGTTGGAAGGAATTCACAGAACATCTCTCTTTAAGGGATGGTTATGTTTTGGGAATCAGTTACAATGGGAATTCACATTTCGATGTGCGTATTACCAACTACATGGATGATTCGGTAAACCAAGGAGATTCTAATCCTAAGAAAAGGTGCCGGTTGAGCAAAAGGGAAGAAGATGATGACGTGATACGGTTGGACTCACCTCCATCCCGTCCTCATGTTGAAAGTAAGACATATGAGGAAAGAGCGCAGTTGTCAGTTCCTCCTGGTTTTAATACCCCCATGCAACTCAACAAAAATAAGGGTGCCAAGTCTTTGGTTTCAGATGAAACCAGGTGTGTAGGAAATGAAAGAACTCCATCAGGTTACCGTCTACCGGTTGTTAAAGAAGTAAAGAGTGAAGACACGTCTGATTCACCTGAGGCCTCAAGACATTTGCAGAAATTATCATGGAGAGCCGGCAAGGAAAGAGTGGCTGAAGTAACCAAGTTATTCAAGCCTCAGACTCATTCTCCTTTCTTTGCAGTTTGTATGCGAGATACCTATCTAACTTACCCATATCTGGTGAGAGATCTTGACCTAAAAAGTGTACTCTTTTACATTATTATCACTATTATTTTGTCTGGAAAAGGAATTTATATGCTAAGCTAACAATTATGCATAAGTTTCAGACAAAACATCAGGTGGATGATGTACCCAAGTTTTAGGATATCTACAATGCACATCATAGATAGAGTTCCCGGTTTGTTATAGTAGTAAGAACAAATTTACAATACAAGACGGGGTAACTAATTTGCCATCTGTTTATGTGGTCTACCTGTAATGAAATTTTTTCCTACTTGTGCAGCATATTCCCTACAACTTCGCCAATAAACATCTAAGGAAGACCATAAAGAATGTCGTGGTTCGAAATTCAGAGGACAGAGTCTGGACGCTTGGATACTGGATGGGAGATTCTTCAGCACAGCTATGTTCCGGTTGGACTTCTCTTAGACGAGATTTACGTCTGACAGAAGGCGACGTTTGTGTTTTTGAGCTGCTTAAGGGAAAAGATACAGAAATGAGAGTTTCTGTATTCAGGAAGATCGACAATGTGCTCACCAGGATATGATCGGGGCACAAAAAGGTGTCATGCTTATGTTTTAGTTTATTCTATGGAAGTACTAATGTATGGTAGTTTCAATTGCTGTCATGATTTAGCTATTAATCCCGGCACTGTTTTGCATCTCACCAAATTCAGCTGAAAGTTTAACTCCCAGTAACTTGTGCGGGCGTGCTGCCTGGATCTATATGCTACAATTGATCGGCGtcatgtttatatgtttttaataGCTCTTTGTTTCTGACCCTCTTTTGAAGCTTCTATCAGAAGAGATAGATGATATCATAATaggaattacaaaataaaatgaACAACGCTTCTGCACTTGCTCCAAAAATGGCGTTTTTTTTTCAGACGAAGCAGGCCGAGGTTGAGCCATAGAATAGACAAATGAAGATGTATAGTATAAAGAAGAATGAAGGATGAAATTTAAGATGAAAAGGAGagctgttttttttgtttttctttggtgttgtggtgttttttgtgtttgtactttGGAATTTTGTGCTAACACTGAGTACTCTTACGGCAATTAAGAGCACCAGCACCTGAAGTAATGGAACCAACCATGGATGAAGATTTGGCCCCAAGACTTGAAGCTCTGGCATAGCTGGCGGAGACTCCTTTTCCTGATGGTGTAAAAAAGGCTCCATTCAGTAGCAAATCTCCTTCAGATCTCCAGTTCCAGTGCTTCCATCTACCAGAATCTGTTTCGACTCTCTTTGTCACCTGCAACACCCATCCATGAAAATTGATCAGTTGGAGTTAAATCACCCCAAAGGGTGAAAAGATGGTGACTAGAGAGTCAGAGAGAGCGAGTTTTGTAACCTCTTTGGCAAAAGGGTTGGCTGGGGCAAGGAATCGGTTGCCTTGGCTGTTGATGGTGGGATCTGCACTTCCACCAATAGCATACATTTCCCAGTGAGTATAGTCATTGTTCACTACATGGAAGTATCCATGTCTGCACCTGAAAATATAAATCCATGAACCACATTGACCAAAACTGTATATATAGATTATAAAGCAAAAAGATAAGTCTTTTCATTTTCTTACCTTGGCATCCTTTGCCTGAGACCCTCACCAAAATGATTGAATGCAATGGTTACTTGCATTACCTTGTCTCTGGTATACGAGTCGTCATGACCCAGCAGCATCACCTATTGACATTTGAAATATTGGTTGGTTAACTAACAGAATGGATGATATAAAACAAATTCCGTTTAGTTGTGTTATTTACCTCATTGTGGTGAGTGAAGTAATTGTTAGAGATAGTGATGGCAGTGGAAGCCATGATAGCATCAATAAGACCATCAGCACAGTTGGAGAGTGAGTTGTGATCAACCCAGATATGGCTAGATCCAGAAATGGAGATACCATCACCATCAGACAATGATCTATATTCGTAGTGAGACGGGGAGTCTAGAACCAAAGCATTACCAGTGGGTTTACAGTCGTGGATGTGGATTCCATGAATGATAACATTGGTTATGTACTGAATAGTGATGCAAGCTCCATTTGCGATATGAACATTGACACCACGGCCATCAATGGTCTTGAAACTATTCATGATAAGCTCTTGTTTGAGAGTGATGACCATGTCACGCTTGAACACAATCCAAAGTGGTTTGTCCTGAATGACTGCATGACGCAGGGTTCCTGGTTTGGGATTCACAGCGTCGTGATCACTTGGGTCAGTGACGACATAGTAATCTCCATCTCGACCACCAAGAGCTTTACGCCCAAAACCGATACCACAGTCTGCAAGACGCTTCCTGTTTTTGTGCCAGTCTTTGTCACAGCGCCAGCAATCATCAATTGGATTGCCACTTCCACATGAGAAATACCCGCCCAGGTTCCTCCTTTCAGTACTATTACGTATAGTCCTGTTCATTCAGAATCAATTAATTCAGGTTATCATCCAAATGGCTTAAATTTTAAGTCAAAGGCTACAAAGTAGTCAAAATTCGCTCTCTAAATTTTAAGTCAAAATTTTAGTTGGGTCAACTCGAGTAACTGCAGAGGTCAAGTTTTTCTTACTGTTCTTCAACCTTCACATAATCAAAGTTCACTTTTCATGTCACGTTGATCGCAGTAAATGTAGAGGCGGTGTGGGGTGAAATTAAGTGTCGGTGAGGTACTACCCCTATCTATCTACCTAAGAAGTTGGCAAGAAGTGTTTAATTTGAAGGGAGGAAACAAAATAAATGCTAGgggtaaaagaaagaaaaagtacaTTAAATGAAATAGGTTAGATATAAATGCTAgggattgcttttttttttttaagcagtaGAGGGCTTAATGGCTGGTCAATATTTTGTCGGTATGGTCAACTTACATAATAGAATAATTTATCTTTAAAGTTCCGAATCAGAGAAAGATAATATAAAAAATTAATCGATTCTAAAACGTTTTAGAGCTAACACTCCCTCGATTTGTTGCAATTTAAGATTAACTTAGAAAAGTAACAATGTGATCATTTAAGTGGACGACTTTACGAAGAAGAGCAGCAACCTGTTTATACACAATCTGAGTGAGAAAAGACAAAGGAATTGAGTTGATATCCGATTATGGAATGGAACCCATGTCAAACGTAATTACTACTAAGCTGGGAATCACGGACATTGACACAGGACACGGACACGACATGGACACAGATACTGGCAAAAATCCAAAATCATCATGATACGGACACGTCTATAAATATATCAATAAAATGGttcttatatattgcaaatacATGGAAAAAACTTAATTTTATGCTGTTAGTTTAGCTCACACGTAGAAAAATTAATTATTATAGTGATTTTTTGACATAATAGGTTACCAAACTACTAAAATGGAGAATACATTTCTGGACGTGTGTCGACACTGGGGACATGGGGAACCACGTGCTCTTGTGTTCAGAGTCTGGAGTCTATCACATGCACTCTCACTATTACGTACAAGACAATAAACGAGCAACCCCTGTTTCTATGAAAGCCACCACCTTTTCAGAATAATGCATCCTAAGTTCCTAACCATTAACTTGCTGCAGTGCAGAACTCCAGTCCTACTCCCAAAAGTACTTTATCTTTTTTCTGGTGACTATTAGTTTCATAAACCATGTTTCTTATTCTTCAGATGATTTGTAACTAAACAGTCAAGTTGATGACCATTAGGCACTATAAAGTACTACAAAAGTGTGGTGCCTCCATTGTTTAGTTTGTTTCTTTTACGTTTTAAACGATTGTCAAGCAGGGATCATCATTAAAAGTAAAGGTAACAATCCACCATGTGATCATATTAGCCAAATTTGGTTTTTGTGATTTTTTAGAAAAGGGATACACTTACGTAGCTACTTGGGAAGCAACTTCATCAGGATCAGCTACTGCATGTTCATGGGTCCACTCCTCCTCTGGCCTgaaaaaatttaataaaattcGCAAGATAAGAACACGGTTTAACTTTTAATTGTTTATAGATTTttttatgaaaacaaaagatgaaTCAAACCCATGTTCTTTTCCTGATGGATTGTTTCAGGTGAGCGTTTGGCATTTTCTATACCTGACAAATTTTCCTAGTATAtggatcaaaaacaaaaacagggtTTTGGTTTTTGTTACAGAAACAATCAAGACTCGACGGAGATTCGTACACTGCACAAGACTGTACAAAACGGAGTAAATTAAGTGAATGAACGTCTAAAAAGAATTTGTTTGCAGAgacaaaaatgataaagaaaacCTTAAACTGTTTAAATCCCCGCATTAATAAGATTTTGGAGGTACAAACATCTATTCTCTACGGCCATAAGGAAGGTGAGATTTCGGAAGGACGATTTTGTGAGCGAAAAGTTAATGCTGTTCTTCTAGGAATTTTTTCGGATCAAGCCGTAACATCAATGGACGTTTTGGATCTGTCGATTCTTATTAGAAGAACAGTTTAATCTAGTAACTCTACCTTAAATCCGCCATTGTTGTTGTGTTTATTGTGGAGCTCTGTAATTGCTTTGTTTGTTGTTGAATCCTTAACAGAAACAAAAACGTAGAAATAAATCAGTACAAAAACATGAGCAAATAACCAAAATCTCACAAAAACAGAGCTTCCATTTTCACACTCTGAGCAAAAACCTCTGCTATTGGAGTAAATTAAAGTTACATGTAGAGAGGAAAAGCAGTTGTTCTTCTTCTGCATTTACTCACTCTTTTTTgtgtagaaaaagaaaaacagaattaTACCTCAAATCAGAGTTCTCCTTTTTCTCTACTTGATCAGCCATTATCAGTATAACAAACAGTAATAGAGTAACCAGACATAAGCTTAAACACCTCAAAGAAACCGCCATTGTTTATAATCTTAGGGGAGGGTTTCAATTCGGTTTCTTTggatgttgaagaagaaagagagtGGGGAGTAAGAGAAAAACTTGTTTGGAACTTATATCTTTGTCGATTCCGAATTTATCAAccctttttctccttttcttttttaaCCTTGGTTAGTTGGGTTAACTTTACTGGATACAAAGGATTTTACTTGTTACTTTTTTACTTTTGTTGACAATTCTACTGCATCCGGAGAGAGTGACAGAGAAGGTAAttttgtttggttttgtttttccgaaatgggtcatttgtttaaatatttttaaaacatagttCAAATGGAAGAGTAAAAATTAgtacgggtgaaatggacaaatttttttttagcaaagatgaaactggattcatcttggcttaaacttaaaatatagcgaggatgaaactggatgcatcctgtgtaaattaaaaaataagaaaagtatttgaaaattggcaggatgaaattgtttacatcctggctatttttatatttttgtccatttaaacagtatcaaaatctaagtgtctttttcacccaagaattattgattttggtctttttaaccaattttgtgttgtttttctGTATAGCAGAATGTTAATTACATTTTACTTACACATTCAGTCACCAGAGAATCATTCCCGCCGGATGATTGTGCTTGATCTATATTGTGCAAGTTAAAAATTTGATGAAAAGCTTTATAAAAAAATTGCAAACACATACAGAAAATGATAACTGGACACTGAGTGTTTGATGAAAGGCTTCAAAGAAACATGTTTCTGTTCATCATCATGTGTTTATTCACATAATTTTACTTGTTTTCTTGTATCATTATTATCATTTTCTTGCTTATATTCTTATTAAACTTCACTGATACCGACACTGGTTTGGATGATTTCTTGCAGTTGTTATTGTTATTCATGATTTTGAGGCAAGTTACTTCGGAAGATATCAGCGGTTACATCAAGGGTTATCAATGTTATAGCTCAAAGTTGGATTGGAACAAGCTTAGGCCAGTGATACTTAGAAGAATAGAAAGAGGGCTAAAGACTATCCAGTCAAGAGTATGATTCATGTTAACAGAGCACGCCACATTACCCTATCAAGGCCTGTAAGTAAGTCATAAACTAGTTGACGAATAAATTCTGGTTAATATGCTTTTTATTTTACATTATTTATCAGAAGATTAATGTACCCTAATACTTTGAGGCACTAGAAATAGGTTTATAGTGTTGGTTTGTGTTCTTTCATGTTGAATATTTAAGATAAAAGTAGCCGAAAAACAACTAAACCCAGACGTTATCTTGAATAAACTTGGGGGTTCGCTCTAGCAGCGCAGTTCTGAATTCATCATTTTATTTATACCATCAACACCTGATTACACCATAGTCTGGACTAGGGATGAACTTGCCGGATGCAGATTTGCTTATCCTATTGTTTTTGCTCTTCATTTGATCAAAACAAAAGTGTGCTGGAAAAGTATTCTGAACCTTATTTGTTTTTTTCACTAGCATTTGCAAGTTGTTTAACGAAAGTGTATTTGTTGCCATTGCTCCGACATATAGAATCTTCGATTAAAGACTGCTGCCAATtgattgaaaaataaataaatgaagtgaATATAACATGTTCTGCTGAGCACAATACTGGCATCATCTCCTACTACTTGTACAATTTGTTCATCATTTTGGTAGAATCTACAGCGTCAAATTTCAACAGCTGAAGTAGAATTTTCAACGGCTTCAATTGATTGCGTTGGATACTATCATACTAGGAAAATTGATACTCGTTGTACGATAATACAAGGATGGTGTTGCAAAGTACACAAGTAGTTGTACCCATTAAATTTATGGTAGGTTGGTAGCATTTACTGAACATAGCTTATTAAGTGGCACTGACACTGTTAGCGCTACTCTCAGTAGTTtcactttttcttctttatcttcttcttcttcttcctcctcattcTCCTTTGAAATTTGACTGGAGACCGATAAACAAGAATATGGGTGCCCCGCAAAATTACAGTAGACCCTCATTTTTCAAGGTGATGATAGGAGATTTTGGAAAAAGGCTTGTAAGTTGCTCatctattttcatttttttttactgattattaatttttttttaaatgtgtttgtttcatttttatttatttactatTTAATGAAATATaaacctaaaagaaaaaaaaaagtaaaagaagtGAAACACTGTTCTGATCTCTCATTATTTATTAAGGAAAATTTATTTCTTTGAAGATGGTGAGGGTTAGACGAAGAATAATGATTTACTTGAACAGTTGTGTTAATTGTTGATTAAATACCTGAATTCGTGTATGTTTATGACTCAACTATGCAGAAGGTGCCAGTAAATTTCATCAGGAACTTTAACGGGATGATACCCTATGATTCGATACTTCGAAGTCCATCAGGATGTTGGAATGTGAAGGTTAGAGAAGAAAAAGATGGTGGTTTGTCTTTCTGGAAAGGGTGGCCTGATTTTGCTGAAGCACATTGTTTACAGGCGGGGGATTTTGTTACTATGAAGTATATTGGCAATTCACAGTTTGTTGTTACGTTGTATGGTAATAATGGATGCGAAAAGGTATCGTCTCCTACGGGCAGCAATGGCGTAAAATCGATTCCCTCAAGGAAGAGGAAAGAATGTGGAGAAACAAGTAAGAGGCAATTCACTAATTCTGGTTCCGGGTTTGATCAGCATAAGTATCATGCAGGCGATACTGGAGGAGATTCGCTTAGTTCTGGCAAAAAGAAATGTGAGTTATTATTGCAATATAGTATATGCATATTCGTCTCGCTGTAACTGTTTATAGGCTCAGGTGATTAGCATAATCCTATCTAACTATGTTTCCTATGTGTATTGTGTAGGTGAGTTGTTTAAATGCGATGCACGAAAGAGAAAAGCAACTGTCATTGAGGGAAGGACAGGGGCTAATCAAACAGAGTGTTCGCTCGCGTAAAGGGAAAccgtgttttatttttttttggacagaGAATAAGAAATATCAAATGGTGAGATTTCTTGTATCATTTTTCTGATGCTGCAACTAACTGAATGACAATGTTGTTCATCATGGTGTTAATGTAATTTCTTATAGTTAGTAATCTATGAATTCTACTGCAATCGAGTTTTATTGTATATATGATGGTTTGTCTCCTGCAGGAGATTCCTAAAAAGGTAGTAAGAAAAATAGGAAGGACACTGTCAGATATTGTTGCTCTGAAAAGCGCTAATGGTAGACTTTGGAATGTGGAATTGAAGAGATCTGGAGGCAAGGTTTGGTTTTACAAAGGTTGGAAGGAATTCAGGAATATCACTCTTTAAAGGATGGTTATGTTTTGGGAATCATTTACAATGGGAATTCACAATTCTGTGTGCGTATTACCAATTTTATATATGGTTCTGAAAAGCAAGGAGATCCTAATCCTAAGAAAAGGTGCCGGTTGAGCAAAAGGGTATAAGATGATGACGTTATATGGTTGGACTCACCTCCATCTCGAACTCATGTTGAAAGTACGACAAATGAGGAAATAGCGCAGTTGTCAGTTCCTCCTGGTCTCGATACACCCATGCAACTCAACAAAAATAAGGGTATAACGTCTTTGGTTACGGATGAAACCAGGGAAACGTGTTTAGGAAATGAAAGAACTCAACGTCTACCAGTCGTTACAGAAGAAGAGAGTAAAGACAAGTCCAATTCACCCGAGGCCTCAAAACTTTTCTATAAATTATCAAGGAGAACCGCCAATGAAGAAGTGGCTCAAGTAACCAAGTTATTTAAGCGTCAGACTCGATCTCCTTTCTTTGCAGTTTGTGTTCGAGATACCTGTCTAACTGGTGGATATCTGGTGACAGATCTTGACCTAAAAACTTCACTCTTTAATATAATCATTTTTCTCTTTTTGGTCTGGAAAAGGAATTTTATATGCTAAGCTAACAAGTATGCATAAGTTTCATACAAACATCAGGTGAATGATCCCAAGTTTTGGGATATCTACAATGCACAACATAGA
This portion of the Papaver somniferum cultivar HN1 chromosome 11, ASM357369v1, whole genome shotgun sequence genome encodes:
- the LOC113320958 gene encoding B3 domain-containing transcription factor VRN1-like isoform X1, producing the protein MGSLQNYSRPSFFKVMMGDFRKKLKLPVNFIKNFKGMVPYDSILQSPSGCWNVEIREEEDGGLSFWEGWPDFVQAHCLGQGDFVTMKYIGNSQFAVMLYGKNGCEKVLPSSTGNNGVKSIPSRKRKEYGETSKRQFTNSGSGFDQHKYHAGDTGGDSLSSGKKKCALFKCGALKRKSTLIEGRIRVDQEECSGKGKPCFRFFWTENKKYRMEIPQKVLRKIGRTLSDIVALKSANGKLWNVELKRSGGKVWFYKGWKEFTEHLSLRDGYVLGISYNGNSHFDVRITNYMDDSVNQGDSNPKKRCRLSKREEDDDVIRLDSPPSRPHVESKTYEERAQLSVPPGFNTPMQLNKNKGAKSLVSDETRCVGNERTPSGYRLPVVKEVKSEDTSDSPEASRHLQKLSWRAGKERVAEVTKLFKPQTHSPFFAVCMRDTYLTYPYLHIPYNFANKHLRKTIKNVVVRNSEDRVWTLGYWMGDSSAQLCSGWTSLRRDLRLTEGDVCVFELLKGKDTEMRVSVFRKIDNVLTRI
- the LOC113320958 gene encoding B3 domain-containing transcription factor VRN1-like isoform X2; translation: MVPYDSILQSPSGCWNVEIREEEDGGLSFWEGWPDFVQAHCLGQGDFVTMKYIGNSQFAVMLYGKNGCEKVLPSSTGNNGVKSIPSRKRKEYGETSKRQFTNSGSGFDQHKYHAGDTGGDSLSSGKKKCALFKCGALKRKSTLIEGRIRVDQEECSGKGKPCFRFFWTENKKYRMEIPQKVLRKIGRTLSDIVALKSANGKLWNVELKRSGGKVWFYKGWKEFTEHLSLRDGYVLGISYNGNSHFDVRITNYMDDSVNQGDSNPKKRCRLSKREEDDDVIRLDSPPSRPHVESKTYEERAQLSVPPGFNTPMQLNKNKGAKSLVSDETRCVGNERTPSGYRLPVVKEVKSEDTSDSPEASRHLQKLSWRAGKERVAEVTKLFKPQTHSPFFAVCMRDTYLTYPYLHIPYNFANKHLRKTIKNVVVRNSEDRVWTLGYWMGDSSAQLCSGWTSLRRDLRLTEGDVCVFELLKGKDTEMRVSVFRKIDNVLTRI
- the LOC113320959 gene encoding probable pectate lyase 8; amino-acid sequence: MAVSLRCLSLCLVTLLLFVILIMADQVEKKENSDLRIQQQTKQLQSSTINTTTMADLRPEEEWTHEHAVADPDEVASQVATTIRNSTERRNLGGYFSCGSGNPIDDCWRCDKDWHKNRKRLADCGIGFGRKALGGRDGDYYVVTDPSDHDAVNPKPGTLRHAVIQDKPLWIVFKRDMVITLKQELIMNSFKTIDGRGVNVHIANGACITIQYITNVIIHGIHIHDCKPTGNALVLDSPSHYEYRSLSDGDGISISGSSHIWVDHNSLSNCADGLIDAIMASTAITISNNYFTHHNEVMLLGHDDSYTRDKVMQVTIAFNHFGEGLRQRMPRCRHGYFHVVNNDYTHWEMYAIGGSADPTINSQGNRFLAPANPFAKEVTKRVETDSGRWKHWNWRSEGDLLLNGAFFTPSGKGVSASYARASSLGAKSSSMVGSITSGAGALNCRKSTQC
- the LOC113320248 gene encoding B3 domain-containing transcription factor VRN1-like, whose amino-acid sequence is MQAILEEIRLVLAKRNVSCLNAMHEREKQLSLREGQGLIKQSVRSRKGKPCFIFFWTENKKYQMEIPKKVVRKIGRTLSDIVALKSANGRLWNVELKRSGGKVWFYKGWKEFRNITL